In Chitinophagaceae bacterium C216, the genomic stretch TACATCAGAGACAATAAGTTCTACTGGTTGTGACTCTAAAATTTTTAATGCCTCTTTACCATTTATAGCACACAAAGCGTTATACCCTTCTCCGCGAATATTAGTAGAAATAAAATCCAACATATTCACATCATCTTCCACAATCAAAATTCTTGGTAAGCTGCTTTCCACTTCAGCTTCCTCGTGATCCTGATTATTAATTGGCGCCACTACAGGCTTTTGTTCAAAAGGTATAGTAACCGTAAATACTGTGGGGCCGCCTTGGCGGCTGCTAACATTGATCGCGCCTTGATGTTTTTCAACGAGCGCTTTAGCAAGCGATAATCCGATACCGGCTCCGCCTATATTTTTAATCTTATGATCGGGAGATGATACTTTGAAGAATGGCGTAAATACCTGACTCAAATCACCTTCCGGAATTCCTACCCCATCGTCTTTAACAGATATAGCCACTACTTTTACTGAATTTTCATCAACCTCGGGCAAACTGATTCTGATTTCTACATTGGACTGAGCAAACTTGAATGCATTAATAAACAGATTGCTGAAAATCTTTTGCAGTGCTTCGGTATCTGCGTCCATATAAAGCTGATTCACTTCTGTAGACATATGAAATTTCAATCCCTTCTGCTGGGCAGTAGGAGAAAATCTCGAATACAGAGAATGTATATAAGAAACCAGCTCAATGCGCTCCTTTTTTATAGTATAGATATCGCTTTCAATCCGCCTAAAGTCTAGCAGTTGATTCACCAATGTAAGCAGTCTGTCCGTATTCTGTTCCATTACCGTCAACTGCTTGAGTGTTTCTGGATTATTTTCCGTAGTCAATAATTTTTCCAATGGCGCCATGATAAGGGAAAGCGGGGTTCGAATTTCATGTGCCATGGTAGTAAAGAAATCTATTTTTTGTTGGTAAAACTCATGCTCCTTTTGAGCTTTCATACGCTCCAACTTAATCGCATTCTTAGCCTGCTCTCTCCGTCTATAATAATTCTTCAATAACCAAATACTGCTAGCGATTAGAATTACATAAAGTATATATGCAAATGTTGTTCGATAAAAAGGTGGCTTAATAACAATCTTCACATCAGCGGTCGACTTACTCCAGTTTCCGTACACATCGGTAGCTTTCACTTTAAAAGTATAAGATCCTGGAGGAAGATTAGTGTACGTGGCAATGCGTTGCGTACCTACTTCATTCCAGTTCGCATCAAATCCTTCCATCTTATAAGCGTACTTAATGCGATCGGGATCTTTATAGCTTAAGGCGGCATAACCAAAACTCAATACAGATTGCTTATAATTAAGTTTTATGGTAGTTGCATAACTGGGTGCTACATTTAGTGGAGCATTCTCTTTATTAAAAGCAACTTCTTCATTAAAAAGCCTAAAACTGGTAAGAACGGGAACAATATCGTTTTGGTCTGGAAACAGTGTGATTTGCTCGGGGTAAAAAGTAGTGAGACCATTGATACTGCCCATCAGCATTTTACCATCAGAAGCCTTATAGTAAGCATTGTAATTGTATAAGCGATTATTAAAATTAATAGCATTAGTGAAAGACAGTACAACAAAAGGATTTTCTGAAAATTTTAGAATCCCATCATTAGTGGATAACCAAATATTACCTGCATTATCGTTTAAAATACCGAATACAATTGTTGGTATTCCGTTGCGACCCAAAAAGCTGGTAACTTTCTGGGTAAATATGTTCAGTTTGTTCAGTCCACCTCCATCAGTTCCTATCCAAATATTTCCTCTTCCATCGTCATGTAGTGCAATCACACGATTAGAACTAAGTCCCGAGTTGTGTGTCGCATATTGTACCCACTCATCAGTACCGGCCTTTCTGCAAATAACACCGCTTTCAAAAGTGGCGATCCACAAATTACCTAATGCATCTTCATAAATTTTATAAATACAGTTGTTGGGTAGATCCATGGCCGTCACCCTGATAAACGCGTCCCTTTCCTTATCATAAATATTTACACCTTTAACAGTTCCAATCCATATATTTCCTTTTCTATCTTCAGTAATACTGTATACACTATTACTGCTCAAGGATGTGGGATCGGAGGCATTGTGCAGATAATGTTTGATCTTACCGGTTTTGAGGTTGATAACATTTAGTCCCCCACTAAAAGTGCCCACCCAAAGATTTCCTTCTTTATCTTTATATAAAGCGTGAATGTTGTTATATGACAGCTTTTCGTGTTGAGGAGAGAATGGATATTTTTTGAATTTACCGGTATGCGAATCAAAATAATTTAACCCCCCGTTTTCGGTTCCTACCCAAAAATACCCGGGCATATCTTCTAAAAAGCAGCTTACCGCTTTTCCTGATAAAGCGTCGGATGCTCCGGTATGATAATAGTAATTAAAACCCGGACTGTCTTTGGCAAAATAGTTCACCCCTCCAAAGTAAGTACCTACCCATATACCTCCATCTTTGTCAGGATATATATAATAAATCGCATTATCACTAATACTATAGGGGTCATTGATATTATTAGTATAAGCTGTAAATTTCTGCTGTTCTAGATCTAGTACATTCAAGCCTTTTTCGGTACCTATATACAATTTATTTTTATCGGGTTGATAAATAGCCCGGATAATATTGTCACTTATAGCATCTGCACCGCCACTTTTGTATATTTTAAATTTGTTTTCCTTTTTTGACCAACAATTCAGTCCTCCGGAGAGGGTGCCAATCCACATATTCCCTTCCAGATCTTTATAAAGGGTAAGAATAAAATTGCTGCTGATTTGCTGATCCGAATTTCCAGCTTTGATATGACGGATAGTTCCTGTAACTGGATTTAGTACATCCACCCCTTCTCCAAAAGTACCAATCCAAATATTTCCATCATCATCCAGTTCCAATTTGCGAATTTGATTATGGGAGATGGAGGGCTCCCTGTCGCGCTTGCGATAATTATAGAAACGATTTTTCGCAATATCATACTTATATAATCCTGTGCTTCGAGTACCAATCCATACATATCCCCTATCATCTTTAAGTATCGAAAAAACCAGATCACTGCCCAATGCTTTTACTTTGGTAAAACTTTCCTTTACCAAATCCATAATATACAAGCCATCTGCCGTACCTACCCAAAAACGTGTACTATCATATTTGCAAATAGCATGAATGAAACTATTACCTGAGGGAGTGGAGAGGTCTGCGTGCGCTTGATATATCTTGAATGTATGCCCGTCAAACCGGTTTAAACCGTTCTTAGTGCCAAACCACATATATCCCTGATCATCCTGTATAATGTTCCATACCGTATTTGAGGACATTCCATTGTTTACAGTATAGTTTCTAAACAATACCTGCTGGGCAACAACAATATTACATGCTGCCATGAAAAACATGGCAAACGATATAGCTACATTTCTTGATATATTCAACAGTACTTTCAATGCTAATGCTAGGTTTTTTTGCGGTTATTTTTACGCACAGCGTGTATATTCGGCTCTTCTGCATTAACCTCTTGTTTCCACTTTTCCATAGTAGACAAAAGTTCTTGTACTATTTGCGGATGAGAATCTGCAATATTATTTTCTTCTGATGGATCCTTGGCTATGTTATAAAGCTCCACACGCTTGCTTGCATAAAAATACAGCAATTTATAATTCCCCTTTCTCACGGCAGTACACATGCGGGGCACCCAATTTCCGGTTTCTGAAACATAATGCCAGAAGAGAGGTGTATCTCTTTCCCATTTTTTGCCTTTGAATACGTCTAATATACTTCTTCCATCGAGAATATTTCCTTCTTTATTCTTCTGATCAGCCATTTCCAGAAAAGTAGGATAGAAATCAATACCACAAACAACAGCGTCGGAAACACTGTTTTTCTTAATTACAGAAGGCCATCTGGTAATAAGGCATTCTCTAATACCCCCTTCATAAAGCCATGATTTACCCAAACGTAAACCGGCGTTGTTTGCAAAGCTCGGTACGCCACCATTGTCGGAAAAGAAAACAACCAATGTATTCTCATCCAGTCCCAATCTTTTTAATGCTGCTAAAACTTTACCAACCCCAGTATCAATACTTTCTATCATTGCAGCCAGATAAGGATTGTCCTTATGCTGTCCCTCATGACGTGTGTTCTCAGGATCATCATAAATTTTAGCCGCAGCTCCCGCACCATATTTGGCATCAAATTTCTTCCTATACTTTTTTACTAAATGATCTGGTGCATCGAGTACGGTATGTACCGCATATAAAGAAACATATAAAAAGAAAGGCACTGATTTATTTCGTTCGATGAAATTCACAGCATCACTAAACTGCCGGTCTGTTAAATACTCTCCTTCGGCTCCCGTGGTATAAGTACTGATTTTATCATAAGGATAGAAATAATCGCCATCAGCAATGTACTTGGTTTCAGAACCAATAACTTCGTCAAAACCATGTTGCTTCGCATTGCCGATAGGATTACTGAATTTTGTATCTAAATGCCATTTTCCTATAATTCCTGTACGATATCCGGCATCTGATAGGGCTTCATTAAGTGTATAGTATTTTGCAGGGTCTAGATAGCGAGGCGCTTCATTACCCAAAAAATCTGTAATACGCACCCGTGCGGGATATTGACCTGTAATGAAACCCGCTCTTGCCGGAGAACAAATTGGGGCTGCAGAATAAGCTTGAGTAAAACGCATACCTTCTTTAGCCATCCTGTCTAGGTTAGGTGTTTCATTAAAAGTATTTCCGTAGCATCCAAGCTCGCCATATCCCAAATCATCAGCTAGAATAAATATTATATTGGGTTTTTTCTGAGCTGTCGTAAAAAGAACGCTTAATAATCCTAACGTCAATAAACAGAATCGCAAAAATTTCATCTATATCAGGTTTTATGTAATTAGAAAATTTAAACTTCAATACAAAACATATCCTCCGACAAATCGCTTATTTTTTGAAAAGACCATTTTTAAGACTTGGATCTATTTTCTTAAAATTCAACCCGAGGATATCACTGATAACAGAAGATATATTTACAAGATGTATCTCTTCAATTGAAGTACGATTTTTGAATGATGGGCCAAAACCGATAAATCCAGTACGCAGTTCCTTCATGCGTGGATCGTGACCATGTGAGCCAGTTACATTCTTTTTTACTTTTATAAAATCACCTTCAGTGTTACCATTAAAAGCAGAATTGTTATTGGCACTTACAGCCAGGGCTACTTCAGGATTCACTCCCATACTATCCAATTCTTTACGATCAATAATACGGAAGTATGCCTTTTCAGAAGCAGGTACACTATTGAGAAGTTCTTTAACCTTTTGTACCGTTTCCTGATCATTAGGGTCTTTCAGATATAAAAATGCAGAACCGCCGGTACTATGAAAACGTGCTTTCCAGTCTTTGTTTGTGATAATGCCGGCTTTATACAAAAGTGTATTAGGAGCAATAGTATTACGTGCCGAAACAAATCCATGATCACCTGTAATAATAATATCTGTTTTCTCCTTAATACCGGCTTGTTCATAAGCCAATAGCACCATATTCAACATACTGTCGATGATGCTTAGTGCCTGTTGAACCTTCGGATTATTTCTACCATTTTGATGCTGTGCATGATCCAGACCCACAAAATGCACTGCCATCAAATTGGGTTTATATTGTTTTACAATATAAGCGCTCATCTTACCTATTGTAAAATCAATACTATCCTGCGAAAAGCTTTTGGCTGATAATAAACCTGTTGAAGCCTGTATATTGTCAAGCAGGTTTTTAGGTGTAACAAGAGGACGGGTAATTGTTAACTGATCCGTTTTCTCATCATTATCAGCTCTGCGCACGGGGAAGTTATAATTAATAGGAGCACCCACAGTTACCGGCCACATTACCGCCCCGGATGTTAAGCCTGCAGCCTTAACCGCATCCCATAGAGTTTCAACTTTTATATAAGATTCATTCCAATACCAAGCTCCTTTTTTACCCTGATAAGGGGCATTATAATAAATACCATGCTGAGCTGGATGTACACCTGTAATAATGGAAGTATGCGAAGGATAAGTGACAGAAGGGAAAACGGTCACGGCTCCTTTGGCGTGCACCCCACTTGCTTTCAACTTCTTTAATGTGGGAGCATTCCACTTTTCTTGCAAATAGAAATCCGGACGAAACCCGTCAATACTTACCAGCAACACATGCCTGTCCTTTTGTGCAACACTCACAAGAGATGTAAATAATAAAAACAATAATAATCTATAACGCATAGCTTTCTATTTAGTAATGGGAATGAGTTCTATATCATCTATCCAAATCTTAGAACCTGATTGAGTGTTTCCGAAATAAAAGGCAAGACGATAATTACCTTCCTTATCAGCAGCAGCAGACTTAAAAGAATGAGTATTTATTTTCTTCTCTGTATTAATTTCGGCATCGATAATTCTATCCCTACCATCCGCAACATTTTCTAAGCGCACCAAAAATGAGGCATCCTTCTCTGCTACAGTTTTAAATTTTATCGTAAAGCGTTCTCCTTTTTTAACAGGGAATGGCCAGGCCAACATGATAGCTGCAGGACGAGGACCGGGCTTATCTACATTTATTAAAGCGGATTTTCCTGATATTTTACCACTTTCATCGATATTGATTGTCGCCTTCGCTTCATTAGCCACCCTTACCGTCCATCCTCCTAAGTTATCATCGAAATTCCCGTTAATGAAACGCCTATATGCACGCATTCTGACATTATACTCTCTCGTATCAAGCGGAAATGCGCCTATACTTTCTGCCCATCGTCTCCAATCAGTATACATTTCCTTTACACGATCAGGATAACGGGAACTTAAATCGTTCATTTCGATAGGATCCCTTTCCATATCATACAGTTGTAGAGCAGTCTCATTAAATGTATTACCCTCTTCGGTTTTGGCTACAAGTTTCCATTTTCCATCTCTAACCGCAATATTGGCTTCATGTTCCCAATATATTCTACCTCGATGATTAGAACTTCCCGAAAAATGCGGCACCAAGCTTTTACCTTGCAAGGGGACAATTCTATTGCCTTTATAGGTTGTGGGATATGTGGCCTTAGCTACATCAATACAGGTAGCCATAATATCTGTAATATGGCCGTACTCTTTAACATAGCTATTTTTCAATTCAGCTTTAATACCTTTGGGCCAGTGAACAATTAATGGGGTAGCAATACCGCCTTCGTGTGTAAAATGTTTATACTCTTTATAGGGAGTACTGCTCACATTTGCCCAGTTGATACGATAACTCTCAAATGTTTCCGCTGTGCCATCAACAGCTTTACTCTTACCACTGCTAATATACTCAGCACATGCACCATTATCACTTAGAAATAGAATCAGTGTATTATCGAGTTGATTATACTCTTTTAAAGTTTTGACAATACGCCCTACTCCCTGGTCCATGATATCTACTTGTGCTGCATAGATGGCCATACGCATACTCATCTCTTTTTTCTCTTCCTCACTAAGGGTATTCCAAGCGGGGATGCGTTCATCTCGAGGGCTTAACTTAGCATTAGCATCAAATAATCCCATTTGCTTTTGTCGTGCAAATCGTTCTTTTCTAATAACATCCCAGCCTTTCATGTAAATGTTCTTATACTTCTCAATAATAGATGCAGGAGCATGCAAAGGCCAATGTGGAGCAGTATAGGCTACATACATGAAAAACGGCTTATCCGGCTGAGCAGCGAAATGTTCCTTAATATATTTTACACTGGTATCACTGATAGCATCGGTAAGGTAAAAATTATCAGGAGCATTGTAGCGGGTATTGTTGCTATAGATAACAGGAGTGTAATAATTAGCACCTCCGGGTACTATTCCAAAATATCTTTCAAATCCACGTTGGATAGGCCAATTATCAATAATATAACCATCAATCTTTCTTTCATTAGTAAGGTGCCACTTGCCTGACATATAAGTATTATAGCCAGCTGGCCTCAACACTTCTGCAATAGTAACGCATTCGTTATTGAGATTGCCCTGATATGCCGGAGTTGTTTTTAAATCCGCAGCTGCCATCCATCCCATGCCAGCCTGATGCGGATACAATCCTGTCATTAGAGACGCCCTTGTAGGACAACAACGGGCTCCGTTGTAAAACTGCTTATACCGCAATCCTTCTTTAGCTAACTGATCAACATTGGGGGTTTGTATTTCCCCTCCATAACACCCAATATCCGAGAAGCCCATATCATCCACCAAAATCAGAATAATATTGGGTTTTTGCTGCGCCAGCGTTACAGAAAACGAGGTTAAAAAAATCAGCAGTATAAGAAGTTTGTTATACATATCTTGTTAGAGTATTTAGTATCCTTAAGGTTTAACTGGATGGAAAATTTTATTTTTATCTACTCAAAGACGAGTACACATCACAACTAAATAGGGATGTATCTAACCTTTCTTGCTTTTAAGTTTTTCTCATAATGCAGAAAGGCAGAACATCCCTATTACATACACTTATTAATTATTTATCAATTACGCGATTCTCAATCCCAGACTATCGAGTAATGAAATGGTGAATTACCATATCGATAAAGCCTTTTGACCTTTCGCAAACGCATCAGTAAAGCGATAACTAATATACACCTCGTTAGCACCCATACGCTTGTTATTGATTTTTTCTGAATGCAACTCACGTGTATAACCCAGCGCCAGCTTTTTGATACGCACACCTGCATTCAATAAAGTTCCAATATCTTGTCTGTAGCCACCTCCTATCCAAAAAGTATTTAGAAAAACAGTTTTCAGATGGCCTTCAGCAATACCCTTGCGAACATTATCATAGAGATAGTTGGCGTTAGCCACAAGACCGAATTTATCGGAAAAAGCATAACGATATCCGCCATGAATAGAATGACGCAGTGCATAGTAATCTTCGTAATAAGACGTATTACCACTTTCAGATTTTACTAAATCACTGGCAGAATACCCCACGTAGAAATTCTCCGAAGACAATCCCACACCTAAGTTTAACCCATATTTGGTAAGTTTATTATTCCTTTTTAAAGCATCAAATGCAGGGTCGTTAGGATCACCCGGTAATAAATCTGATATATCCGTTTTCAGATTATCATAGCTAATGCCCAAACCCGCTTTAAGATTTAATGTAGACGTGATAGCAGCTGATGCACTATAGGAAAGGTTCACACCTATATTTTTGGTATTCCCGTAATCGTCTTTAAGCGCAGCCAATCCGATGCTGTGTTGAACTTTGCTATCTGCAGAAGCCCCCAAATCTACTAAGCGCACATCTCCTGATAAAAAGAAAGTCTGAGGAGCTTTATCAAATGTAGTGATCTGATTTCTATAAAAAGCCTGCACCGAACTTCCATCATTTCCGGTTAAAGCGGGATTCAAATATTGCTTGAACTGCGGAAAATTTGCAATAGTTATTCTATTTTGAGCTTTGCCTACAAAAGCAGTAGTTATTATAAGAATAAGCAAAGAATATTTTTTCATTCGTTTATCTTTTAAATTTTAAAGGATTGAGGAAAGTAGCTTATTGTAAAAAATAAGCTACTTGATAACAGTTACTGTACCTCTCTCTTCCAATAACAAATCAGGAACTTTAATGATGTAGAAATAAGAACCCGGAATTACTTTACCGTCTTTATTCTTGCCATCCCATCCTACTGTAGGATCGGTAGAATAGAACAATCTGCGACCATCTCTATCCAGCACTTCCACAGAACTACGAGTATAGCACTGCAAATCAGGAATAAGCCAGGTATCATTAATACCATCACCATTAGGCGAGAATGTATTTATGATATTGATATTTTCGCGAAGCTTCACTTTTGTAGTAGTAAAAAGAAACTCCGAATTAACAGTACCACTACCGGCGATAAGATCTCCTCTTACTTCATACTCACCCAAACGATATTGATTATACTTGGTTATCTCTGACCAACGAACTTCTGCCATTTGTTTTTCTCCATCCTCAAGTGTAACCTCTACAGTCTTAGGTAGAGGCAATAATCTGAAAATGGTTTTAATAGGAGCAGATACTTCTGGTACAGGGGTTATGGCAGTAATCTTCCTCAGAGGGATAACAGGCTCTTCGGCTATAAGTATATTGTCAATATCAATTGTACCCACAAAATTAGCATTGTTGGAAATTTTAAACTGGCGGAGTCCGGCCAATTCTGGTGTTAAAGCTGGTACGTCATCCAGCATAAGCTTAGCATTACCTTCCTGGTCAACAACCCACACATCGGCAGCATCATCCAGAACGGAGCCTATGGTTTCTCCATCTGGTGCTAAATAACCTGCAGGTCTTCCGCTATTATTAATAAACCATATAATTTTATGCTTACCCTCAAGTGGATCACTGCTAATATTCCCTGAAGGGGCACGCCCTCTGATGACAAATGCACCGGTTGTAGCTACCGGACTGATGTATATAGCCGAGTGTACAGTTGTATTACCTGGATCTGCCGGAGCTGTACCACTCATACCCATTCCTACTGAGAAAAGGAATCCGTTCGAAACGTTTGTCCCCGGTGTATTATCGGATATCTCGATATCCATTTCAAATCTAAGGAAACCGCCCACTCCAGTGGGGTTAAATGGTGTGGTTGTTTTTGAGGCTGAAGCTCTGTTTGTACCGGAGCCACCCACTTTTACAATTTGCAGGGTATTATTCAGTGTATTGAGCGTAGCGTTTCCATTAAAACTAAGTCCGTCAAATTGATTAGTACCAGTTCCTATATAGTCCCGATAATCTGTAGACGAGTTAAAATCCTGCTGGAAATATATTTGAGCGGAATTGGTAGGTGTAGGACCTGTATCTGATTTTTTGCCCGGTGCGGGGACATCTATATCAGCAGCCTCTTTTATATCGGCTGTACATGCGGAAAACGCCGCTATAAATATGAGTATTGCAGATTTCAAATAATATTTTGCTGTCATAAAATTCAGTTTTTTGGTTCTTTAAACAAATTCTATTAATTACCCCATCCCGTATTTTGACTTCCAAAATTTTTATTCAATATCAACTCACTTGTAGGAATCGGGAATAACAAGAATTTAGGAACACTCACATTTAAAGCATACACGTGTACACCGTGTCTTGGAGTCCATGTTTTAGTGGTGTTATTATAAGATGGATAATTGCTGGTAAATGTAGAATATGTCGGATATCCTGACAACTTATTATTTAATCTGTGCAGGAATTGATATTCATACATTGTTACGTTATTGCCCAAAGGACTCGGCATACGCACTAAGTCGAACCAGCGTTGGCCCTCTCCTACCAGTTCCAAACCACGATCATCAAAAATCTTCATCCTGAAGTTTTCCTTAGTTCCTGCTGTTGCAGGGGTCAAATCTGCTGGCACGCTTCTAGGAGTTCCGTTAGCTGTTCTCGCACGCTGCCTTACTCTGTTAAATGCAGCTAATGCTTCACTTGTAGGACCGTACAATTCATTTAAAGCTTCAGCTTTAATATAATACACTTCTGCTAATCTGATGATGAAAAAGTCATTACCATGGTTACGTTGATCCTTACCGGTTGGATCTATATACTTGCGACATAAAGGAGTAGCAATTGTATAGTTTCCAGCACCAGCCGGTACTACTGCGGGATAAATGTAATAGGTTCTACTTTGAGGACCCGTTGCCTGTACCCATAGACCACTTTCGTATCGATAATCAAATTCTACACTATCTGCATCTACATAATCTCCGGAGCGATAATAATCGGCAAACCAGTGCATAATTCTATAAGTACCATCCCCGTTCTGGTTATTGCCGTTTGCAGAAACAAAATGCGTATTAGGTGCATTAAAGCGGAGCGCATATTCAGATCCTGCAGCCGGCTGTGCACGGTTGGTGGGGTCTGTCTGGAAACGAATACCAAAGATTACCTCATTGTAAGCCAGGGTTTCTTTTCCTATATCAAAGAGGTCGGCATAATTATCCAACAATACATATTCGTTGCTATTAATTACAGAATCCGCATAAACCACTGCATTTGTAAAATATTCGGTAGCATCTTGTCCTTTTTGCAATAACTGATCACCGTATGTAAGGTAAGCCTGTGCCAACATCGCTTGTGCAGCCCCCTTGCTGGCGCGTCCTAATTCTGCAATAGGAATAGCACTTTTTACCGGAAGCAATTCCGAGGCTTTTTTGAAATCACTAAATATCTGCTCATAAGTTTGCGCGAGGGGGGCTCTTGGCAGATAAAAATCACTATCTACTCTTGTAGGAGTAATTCTCAATGGTACTCCACCGTACAAGCGCACCAAATAATAATAACAGAATGCCCGGATAAAGTAAGCTTCTCCATAAGCTCTATTTCTAAAGCTTTCGCTCAACTTAGGCATGTTATCTAATACATCTATCAGCTCATTGGCATTAACAATAGTTAGATACAAACCATTCCACATGGAAGCCGTGTTGGCGGGTGTGAACAGCCTTTGCGCATATGGTCCATACTCTGATCCAGAGTTTGAGAAAAAGTCATCAGCGCATGCTGTAAGCATAATATGCCCTTGAAATTTAAACATTCCAGGATCGTTAAATCGAGCATACATACCTACAATTAATGCGGTAATGTCACCCTCTGTGGTGATAGTACCTGGAGTGGGTCTATCATATATAGTTTCATCCAAACTACAAGACTGTATAAACAACGTTATCAGTATCGGAGATAAGTATTTTAAGAATCTTTTTTTCATCTGTATAATTTTTTATAGAGATCAGATGGATTAAATCAGTTTTTTGTATTTACCTTTTTTGCTTATCAATCGTTAGAAAATCAATTTCAACGATGCGGAGAAAGAACGAGGTTGTCCTAATGTTCCTAAATCTATACCGTTATTAATCGAGCTAAATCCAAACGAGTTGATATTAGGATCGTAACCGGTGTATTTAGTGATTGTAAACAGGTTGGTTCCTGTAACAGACACTTTCAAATCTCCCAGTTTCAATCTTTGAGGTAAAGAGAAGGTGTAACCCAAACTTACAGTTTGTAATCTCAGGAAAGATGCATCTTCTACCATCCAATCTGGGAAGCGTTGTTGCAAACGAACCGAATTTGCAGTAAGAGCAGGATATTTATTGCTGGTACCCTCTCCATACCAACGACCTTCATATGCATCACGCATCATATTATGGGTAGTATTACCATGACCGGAACCCACCATCCATCTATTCAAATTGAGTAACTGAGCACCATGGCTTCCGAAGAAAACAACAGCTGCAGAAAATTTTCCGATGCTTAAATCACTAGTCAAACCGTAAGTAAAGTCGGGCATGGCATCACCTATCACTGTTTTATCAGCATCTGTAATCTGGCCATCACCATTAATGTCAACATATTTCACCATACCAGGCTTTATGCTTGATTTAGCGTTATCGTTAGCCAGTGCTGGGTCATTATCAATTTCAGCCTGGTTCTGATAAATACCATTAGTTTTATATCCATAGAAGGAAGAAAGTGCATATCCCGGAATAGCAGCCGTTACTGGTTGACCTAATACGAGACTACCTGCAGCAAAGAATGTTCTTCCGTAGATAATATTTGATTCTCCCATATGGATAATCTTACTCTTTATAGGCGAAATGTTACCGCTTATATTGAGAGATTTTTTAGCCTTAGAGAAAACGTTATAACTTACTTCCACATCCAAGCCCTTGTTAGACACTTTACCTACATTGGTGTAATAGCTAGAGATACCGGAAGAAATAGGTACGCCAAGATCAATCAACAGACCTGTAGTTATTTTGCTATATGCGTCTACTGTAATATTCAGACGGTCTTTAAGCAGCCCTAAATCAAATCCCGCATTATACTGAACTGTTTTCTCCCAGCTTAGATCAGGGTTGTTAAATCGAGAAAA encodes the following:
- the rcsC_5 gene encoding Sensor histidine kinase RcsC — encoded protein: MAACNIVVAQQVLFRNYTVNNGMSSNTVWNIIQDDQGYMWFGTKNGLNRFDGHTFKIYQAHADLSTPSGNSFIHAICKYDSTRFWVGTADGLYIMDLVKESFTKVKALGSDLVFSILKDDRGYVWIGTRSTGLYKYDIAKNRFYNYRKRDREPSISHNQIRKLELDDDGNIWIGTFGEGVDVLNPVTGTIRHIKAGNSDQQISSNFILTLYKDLEGNMWIGTLSGGLNCWSKKENKFKIYKSGGADAISDNIIRAIYQPDKNKLYIGTEKGLNVLDLEQQKFTAYTNNINDPYSISDNAIYYIYPDKDGGIWVGTYFGGVNYFAKDSPGFNYYYHTGASDALSGKAVSCFLEDMPGYFWVGTENGGLNYFDSHTGKFKKYPFSPQHEKLSYNNIHALYKDKEGNLWVGTFSGGLNVINLKTGKIKHYLHNASDPTSLSSNSVYSITEDRKGNIWIGTVKGVNIYDKERDAFIRVTAMDLPNNCIYKIYEDALGNLWIATFESGVICRKAGTDEWVQYATHNSGLSSNRVIALHDDGRGNIWIGTDGGGLNKLNIFTQKVTSFLGRNGIPTIVFGILNDNAGNIWLSTNDGILKFSENPFVVLSFTNAINFNNRLYNYNAYYKASDGKMLMGSINGLTTFYPEQITLFPDQNDIVPVLTSFRLFNEEVAFNKENAPLNVAPSYATTIKLNYKQSVLSFGYAALSYKDPDRIKYAYKMEGFDANWNEVGTQRIATYTNLPPGSYTFKVKATDVYGNWSKSTADVKIVIKPPFYRTTFAYILYVILIASSIWLLKNYYRRREQAKNAIKLERMKAQKEHEFYQQKIDFFTTMAHEIRTPLSLIMAPLEKLLTTENNPETLKQLTVMEQNTDRLLTLVNQLLDFRRIESDIYTIKKERIELVSYIHSLYSRFSPTAQQKGLKFHMSTEVNQLYMDADTEALQKIFSNLFINAFKFAQSNVEIRISLPEVDENSVKVVAISVKDDGVGIPEGDLSQVFTPFFKVSSPDHKIKNIGGAGIGLSLAKALVEKHQGAINVSSRQGGPTVFTVTIPFEQKPVVAPINNQDHEEAEVESSLPRILIVEDDVNMLDFISTNIRGEGYNALCAINGKEALKILESQPVELIVSDVMMPEMDGIELCRKIKNNIDYSHIPVILLTAKGNSDAELEGIESGADAYVVKPFKWKHLTALVKNQLEIRNKLKEKFNQQPLVDIGTIATNTHDKKFIESITQIVESRIDDYRLSVEELSRELAMSRSTLHKKLKAITGHVPNEFIRLIRLRTAAKLLISDEYNISEVGYRTGFNSPSYFSRCFIQQFKLTPSEFLEKYKNGHAEQVSELFATD
- a CDS encoding N-acetylgalactosamine-6-O-sulfatase — encoded protein: MKFLRFCLLTLGLLSVLFTTAQKKPNIIFILADDLGYGELGCYGNTFNETPNLDRMAKEGMRFTQAYSAAPICSPARAGFITGQYPARVRITDFLGNEAPRYLDPAKYYTLNEALSDAGYRTGIIGKWHLDTKFSNPIGNAKQHGFDEVIGSETKYIADGDYFYPYDKISTYTTGAEGEYLTDRQFSDAVNFIERNKSVPFFLYVSLYAVHTVLDAPDHLVKKYRKKFDAKYGAGAAAKIYDDPENTRHEGQHKDNPYLAAMIESIDTGVGKVLAALKRLGLDENTLVVFFSDNGGVPSFANNAGLRLGKSWLYEGGIRECLITRWPSVIKKNSVSDAVVCGIDFYPTFLEMADQKNKEGNILDGRSILDVFKGKKWERDTPLFWHYVSETGNWVPRMCTAVRKGNYKLLYFYASKRVELYNIAKDPSEENNIADSHPQIVQELLSTMEKWKQEVNAEEPNIHAVRKNNRKKT